In Chryseobacterium oranimense, a single window of DNA contains:
- a CDS encoding VOC family protein encodes MKLGVFSISLSVKDLQKSKDFYEKLGFSAMGGNVEQNYLIMKNESTLIGLFQAMFDGNMLTFNPGWDENAQNLESFDDVRDIQKHLKENGVELDKTADETTSGPEHIFLKDPDGNMILIDQHR; translated from the coding sequence ATGAAATTAGGAGTATTCTCAATCAGTTTAAGTGTAAAAGATCTTCAGAAATCTAAAGATTTTTATGAAAAACTAGGTTTTTCCGCTATGGGCGGAAATGTAGAACAGAATTATCTGATCATGAAGAATGAAAGTACTCTGATCGGTCTGTTTCAGGCTATGTTTGATGGAAACATGCTGACATTCAATCCGGGATGGGATGAAAACGCCCAAAATCTTGAATCTTTTGATGATGTACGCGATATTCAGAAACACTTAAAAGAAAACGGAGTGGAGCTTGATAAAACAGCAGACGAAACCACTTCAGGGCCGGAACATATTTTCCTGAAAGATCCGGATGGAAACATGATCTTAATAGACCAACACAGATAA
- a CDS encoding SRPBCC family protein, giving the protein MKILKRIILVLASILILWMVVAAFVSGDCAYEKSITINAPVEKVWQQTNTLKAMDQWSPWNDLDPGMKKDWSGTTGQPGERVCWDSKKDAAGKGCQQVKKVDAAGKRIDTEIKFLTPYESEANAYVKIVPEGSGSKATWGFTSKIPYPFTVMKLFMNMEDAIGKDYQKGLSRLKERSEKP; this is encoded by the coding sequence ATGAAAATATTAAAAAGAATTATCCTTGTCCTGGCTTCTATCCTTATTTTATGGATGGTTGTAGCTGCCTTTGTTTCAGGAGACTGTGCCTACGAAAAATCAATAACAATCAATGCACCGGTGGAAAAAGTATGGCAGCAGACCAATACGCTTAAAGCTATGGACCAGTGGAGCCCATGGAACGACCTTGATCCCGGAATGAAAAAAGACTGGTCCGGAACAACCGGGCAGCCTGGTGAAAGGGTTTGCTGGGACAGTAAAAAAGATGCTGCCGGAAAAGGTTGTCAGCAAGTGAAGAAAGTGGATGCTGCAGGTAAGAGAATCGATACGGAGATCAAATTTTTAACCCCTTACGAAAGCGAAGCCAATGCTTACGTGAAAATTGTTCCCGAAGGCAGCGGAAGTAAGGCAACCTGGGGATTTACATCAAAGATACCTTATCCCTTTACGGTAATGAAACTGTTTATGAACATGGAAGATGCTATTGGAAAAGATTACCAGAAAGGACTTTCCAGACTAAAAGAACGGTCTGAAAAACCTTAA
- a CDS encoding VOC family protein yields MASVNVYLTFNGNCKEAFDFYKSVFGGEYPYIGTFGEMPPMDGKELPEEDKDKIMHVSLPISKETVLMGSDTGGEWASNYKAGNNFSISVNAESKEEAEKLFNGLSSGGQVTMPMADTFWGAYFGMFTDKFGINWMVNYDDPAKMQQHP; encoded by the coding sequence ATGGCATCAGTAAACGTTTATTTAACATTTAATGGAAACTGCAAAGAAGCATTCGACTTTTACAAATCAGTTTTCGGAGGAGAATATCCTTACATCGGAACTTTTGGGGAAATGCCTCCAATGGACGGCAAAGAACTTCCTGAGGAAGATAAAGACAAGATCATGCACGTTTCCCTTCCTATTTCGAAAGAAACCGTTTTAATGGGAAGCGATACAGGCGGTGAATGGGCATCCAACTACAAAGCAGGAAACAATTTCTCTATTTCTGTAAATGCAGAATCTAAAGAAGAGGCGGAAAAATTATTCAACGGTCTTTCTTCCGGAGGACAGGTAACCATGCCAATGGCAGATACTTTCTGGGGAGCTTATTTCGGAATGTTTACCGATAAATTCGGGATCAACTGGATGGTAAACTATGACGATCCGGCGAAAATGCAGCAGCATCCTTAG
- a CDS encoding DUF1398 domain-containing protein, with product MKFTIEQIKAEHQKVKSGADFPKYIQGMKNLVVSKYTVYVADGNTEYFDVDNQSITSGKKYDDITVAGNLNLEQFKTRLKLHQQGETDYPTFCSDCAENGVNGWRMDLKVMICTYFDTKGNDILVEHIPG from the coding sequence ATGAAATTTACAATCGAACAAATCAAAGCAGAACATCAGAAAGTGAAAAGCGGGGCAGATTTTCCTAAATATATCCAGGGGATGAAAAATTTAGTAGTATCAAAATATACAGTATATGTTGCTGATGGAAATACGGAATATTTTGATGTAGATAATCAGTCTATAACTTCAGGAAAAAAATATGATGACATTACTGTTGCAGGAAACCTGAATCTTGAGCAGTTTAAAACAAGATTAAAGCTTCATCAGCAAGGCGAAACAGATTATCCTACATTTTGCAGTGACTGTGCAGAAAACGGTGTGAATGGCTGGAGAATGGATTTAAAGGTTATGATCTGTACCTATTTCGATACAAAGGGAAATGATATTCTGGTAGAGCACATTCCTGGCTAA
- a CDS encoding DUF2490 domain-containing protein — translation MKKIFTKLLFTVLSLGSITALAQKNDLGAWYMYFGNNKISKKLNWHNEVQYRNFDAIGDLEQLLLRTGIGYDLTENNNNVLLGYGFILSRPYVNGEKKENIEHRIFQQFITKQKFGRFNLQHRYRLEERFLQDDFRMRFRYMIGLNIPITQKEMLPKSLYASVYNEIFLHFDSPVFDRNRVYGALGYVINKNMRIEAGYMNQIQENRNRGQIQIGFYNNIPFNKN, via the coding sequence ATGAAAAAGATCTTTACGAAGCTGTTATTTACAGTATTGAGTCTGGGTTCCATAACGGCATTGGCACAGAAAAATGATTTGGGAGCATGGTATATGTATTTTGGAAATAACAAGATCAGTAAAAAGCTGAACTGGCACAACGAAGTTCAGTACCGGAACTTTGATGCCATTGGAGACCTCGAACAGCTATTGCTCCGTACAGGAATCGGCTATGATCTGACTGAAAATAACAATAATGTTTTGCTGGGATACGGTTTTATTTTAAGCCGGCCTTATGTAAACGGTGAAAAAAAAGAGAATATTGAACACCGGATTTTCCAGCAGTTTATTACAAAACAGAAGTTCGGACGTTTTAATCTGCAGCACAGATACCGCCTGGAAGAACGTTTCCTCCAGGATGATTTCAGGATGAGATTCCGGTATATGATCGGACTCAATATACCGATCACGCAAAAAGAAATGCTCCCGAAATCACTGTATGCTTCAGTCTATAATGAGATCTTCCTGCATTTTGACAGTCCGGTTTTCGACAGGAACAGGGTTTATGGAGCTTTAGGATATGTTATCAATAAGAATATGCGGATAGAAGCCGGTTATATGAATCAGATCCAGGAAAACAGAAACCGTGGGCAGATTCAGATAGGCTTTTATAATAATATTCCTTTTAATAAAAATTAA
- a CDS encoding bestrophin family protein: MHSGKRFGALEFATWTRRSIYVLTILSAIPTVLYFLGWKFLSVPWQPIAILGTAVAFIVGFKNNASYSRLWEARQIYGAIINDSRSFGYVLRDSLSAKDPRKVKEMFLRHYAWLTALRFQLREPRAWENMGTAQFDEYSKKYDIPERLTKLDDELKKYLSETELQYILSKKNRATQLMASQSKELSEAYARGDINDFQWTQINQQLVKFTDNQGKAERIKNFPYPRNFSSITTYLLLLFILFVPFGLLKELDKLGEGTLLEGWTIWFNIPFSLMVTWCFHTLDSVGEASVNPFEGSPNDVPITQISRTIEIDMRDMLDESDLPPAIAPKNNIVL, from the coding sequence ATGCATTCAGGGAAAAGATTTGGTGCGCTTGAGTTCGCTACCTGGACAAGACGAAGTATCTATGTTCTAACGATATTGTCGGCAATACCCACTGTATTGTACTTTTTAGGCTGGAAATTCCTTTCCGTTCCCTGGCAGCCCATTGCCATTTTGGGAACTGCAGTCGCTTTTATTGTTGGTTTTAAAAACAATGCAAGCTACAGCAGGCTTTGGGAAGCCAGGCAGATTTATGGTGCAATCATCAATGACAGCCGCAGTTTCGGATATGTGCTGAGAGATTCTCTTTCTGCAAAAGATCCGCGAAAAGTAAAAGAAATGTTTCTCCGTCATTATGCATGGCTTACTGCGCTTCGTTTTCAGCTAAGAGAACCAAGAGCCTGGGAAAATATGGGAACCGCCCAGTTTGATGAATATTCTAAAAAATATGATATTCCTGAAAGGCTGACTAAGTTGGATGACGAGCTTAAAAAATATCTTTCCGAAACCGAGCTTCAGTATATTTTAAGTAAAAAAAACCGAGCAACGCAGCTAATGGCAAGCCAGAGTAAAGAATTGTCCGAAGCCTATGCCAGAGGAGATATCAATGACTTTCAGTGGACGCAGATCAATCAGCAGCTGGTGAAATTTACAGATAACCAAGGAAAAGCAGAAAGAATCAAGAACTTTCCTTACCCGAGAAATTTTTCGTCGATTACTACCTATCTTTTGCTCCTGTTCATCCTTTTTGTACCCTTCGGATTACTGAAAGAGCTGGATAAACTGGGGGAAGGAACCCTTTTGGAAGGCTGGACCATATGGTTCAATATTCCGTTTTCGCTGATGGTAACCTGGTGTTTCCATACCCTGGACAGTGTGGGTGAAGCCTCGGTAAACCCTTTTGAAGGAAGTCCGAACGATGTGCCCATCACCCAGATCAGCCGTACCATAGAGATTGATATGAGAGATATGCTGGATGAATCCGATCTTCCGCCGGCCATTGCTCCAAAGAACAATATTGTACTTTAA